The genome window GTGCGCGTTGAAACTTGAGAAAGGCTGACCCTAGTACGAGAGGACCGGGTTGGACATACCTCTGGTGGGCCAGTTGTCACGCCCGTGGCATGGCTGGTTGGCTACGTATGGGAGGGATAACCGCTGAAAGCATCTAAGCGGGAAGCCTGTTTCGAGATGAGGTTTCGTTTGAGGTTCCCTGTAGACGACGGGGTTGATAGGCCGGATCTGGACAGCATGTGAGTGTTGGAGGTGACCGGTACTAATTGGCCGAGCGCGAACATTTTGGCAGCCCCGGTTGTGGGGTTGTGTTTGTGTGGTTTACTTGTTGCGTTGACACACCGTGTGTGTTGAGGGTTTTTGCGTCCACTGTGCAGTGTCTGGAATGGCACGGCATGCCGGGTCCTGACTGTTGTGGTCGGGGGTTTCGGGTGTGTGTTGTTTCGTGTGTTTTGTCGGTGGTTTTAGCGGCGGGGTCACGCCCGGTCCCTTTCCGAACCCGGAAGCTAAGCCTGCCTGCGCCGATGGTACTGCACCTGGGAGGGTGTGGGAGAGTAGGACGCCGCCGGCATTCATCGTTGTGGTGGGGAGTTCTTGGAGTGTTCAGCCTGTGTGGTTGGGTGTTCTGGGAGCTCCCCACCTTTTTGCGTTTATTGGGGGTGTTGTGTTGTGCGGTGCCCCGGGGCGGGGTGTGTTGTGCGGGGTGGTGGTGTTTTCACTGTGTAGTCCGCGTGTGCGTGTGCGTGCCGGTGCCTGGGCCTGTACCTGTGGGTGGTGGGGGCCTTTTTCGAGCATGAATGCGCTGAGTTCCTCAACGCGGGGTGATTGTGCTCGATTTCGGCCCCTCCCGGTGGGCCACCGCTGTGGGGCCAGCGCTGCCTACAGTGGCAACAGCTGCGGGGGCTGCGGCGGGGCCGATCAGTGGTATGGGATGGCTCGTTGGCGTCGTCCCGCGTCGCCGGCTTGCTCCGGCGATCGGTTCCGGAGATCAAGCGCGGGGTGTGTCTGACGGAATGTGGCGGTCGACTTCGAGCTGAGGCCCGGACCCGCCGCCTCAGGTGCGGGGTGGTGGGGCCTTTTTCGAGCATGGATGCGCTGAGTTGCTCAACTCGGCGTGATCGTGCTCGATTGCGGCCCCTCCGGTTGGGCCGACGGGGTGGTTGCGGTGGTTATAGCAGCGGCCACAGCCAAGGGGCGCCGCCGTGGTGACAGCTGAAGGGGAGACGTGGTGGTTTCGGCGAGGGGGTCGCTGCGGTGATTGCTGTGGTGATTGCTGGGGTGATTGCCGGGGTGATTGCTGCGGTGGTAGCTCGATTGGGCCAGGACCCGTAACTGGTGTCGTGTTGGGCGTTCTGACTGGCAGTTCGCTTGGCCCGGACCGGCCGACCTGGCTAGTACCGGTAGGAACTGGTGAAATGTCGGCGCTCTCCGGAGAGCGGGTCAGTGAACGTCAGCGCCTGGGCGGTGAGGCCCATCGGGCGGGAGAAGTCCTCATCCTCCACTTGTGGAACGAAGGGAAGTTCCGCCTCAGGATCGAACAGGGCGTCATCGCTGATGTCCGTGTAGATCGGGTCGTTGATGATCGGCGTCCCCAGCAGCCTCATGTTCACCCTGAGTTGGTGAGTCCGGCCGGAATGCGGTTGCAACGTCCAGACAACGCGGTCGGGTGAGTCACCGTGGCCGCGGAGGCCGACCACTGCCGTCTCACTGTTCGGTGTGTCCGCAGTCAGGTACGTCGCCAGGCGTCCTCTCTCTTTAGTCATGGCGTGACGCAGTATCCAGGGCTCGTGTGCCGTAGGCAAGGGGCGCGATCCGGTCGGGGAGCCTGTGGCGAGCGCACCTTTCGGCACGGGGACGAGATGCTGGTCGGGCGACCACCCGGGCGGGCACGGCGTCACCGCCTCATAGGTCTTCTGTACGGCACGGGCCTCGAACAACTGCTGGTACGCACCGCGGACCTCCGGTCGCACCGTGAACAGGAGGATGCCCCGGGTGAGTCGGTCCAGCCGGTGTGCAGGAGATAGCGCATCGACGCCGAACTGGCGCCGGGCCCGGACCACCGCTGTCTCCGTGATGTGCTGTCCACGGGGAAGAGTCGACATGAACGGCGGCTTGTCGACGACCAGGATGTTCTCGTCCCGGTAGAGGAGTCGAAGCTGCCCAGGGACGGTGCGCTCGGGGGCGGGACGGCGGTAGAACCAGATGAACTGTCCGGACGGGACGATGTCGGTAGGTTGCAGGACGGTGCCGTCGTCACGTCGTACTTCACGGCGGCGGAACCGTTCCATCAGGGCAGCTTCATCATCGGTGGGATCGTGATGGTGTTGTGTAGTGATGAGGTGCCGGACTGCGGCTGCAGCGGTCATCGATGTCTCCAACCGGACCCTTGAGGGGTTGAGTCCGTCGGCGACAGGCAGTGGTGGGTTACGCAGGGTGAGCTCCTCATCGCTATATCTGGACAAGATTACGGCACCACTCCGGCACCTCCCGGAAACGGACATCGGAGGACCCACGATCCGCCCGGTGTGGGGACGAATCGGGTTCCTGCGCCCGAGAACATCCCCAAGTAGTGCCCGATCTGCGCAGGTGGGTGCCTGAATGATCACGGCCGGTGCCCTCATTACCCCCGCGTGGGGGTGCTGGGTGATCCCGCTCAATCTTAGGGCGGGTGATAATGGGGGTGTACGGGAGAAAGCCAACAGACAAGGATGGAACCCATGTCGAACACCAAGATCACCGCAGATGATGCCATCGTCGTTGCCGTTGACGGTTCTGAGGCCAGCGCCACCGCTGTCGCCTGGGCCGCAAACGCCGCGACCAAGCGCGGCGCCGCGTTGAAGCTCGTCACCGCCTACACCATGCCGCAGTTCATGTATGCGGACGGGATGGTTCCTCCGCAGGAGCTTTACGACGAGCTCGAGAAGGAGGCGCTGGACAAGATCACCAACGCCCGTGAGCAGGTGGCAGCGTTCAACCCTGATCTGACTGTCGGCCACATCGTTGTCGAGGGCACCCCGATCGACATGCTCCTGGAACTCTCCGAGTCCGCAGACATCATCGTGATGGGTTCGCGTGGTCTCGGCGGGCTCTCTGGTCTGGTTCTGGGTTCGGTCTCCTCCGCCGTCGTCTCCCACGCGGCCTGCCCGGTCGTCGTCATCCGTAAGGACAACAACGTCACCGGCGACAACAAGTACGGCCCGGTCGCCGTGGGTGTGGACGGTTCGGAGATCTCCCGCAAGGCCATGGAGTACGCGTTCCGCGAGGCGGACGCCCGCAAGGCACCGCTACGCGCGGTCCACAGCTGGGCGGACCAGGAACTGCAGACCAGCCTGGTCGGGCTGAGCGCGATGCAGAGCCAGATCGACGCCATCGCCGCTCAGGAGCGTTCGATGCTGTCCAACGAGCTCGCCCCGTTCCGTGAGCAGTACCCGAATGTCGAGGTCGAGGAAATCCTCTCCCGCGACCGGCCGATCCAGGTCCTCAAGGACGCGGCCGAAGGTGCGCAGCTGCTGGTCCTCGGCTCCCACGGCCGGGGCGGATTCAAGGGCATGCTGCTCGGTTCCACCTCGCGTGCACTGCTCCAGTACGCTCCCTGCCCGATGATGGTGGTCCGCCCGACCTCCCGCTGAGCGGAGCGACTGCCGACCTGACGGGCCCTGTCGCGTCCGGGCGCTGACACGCAGACAGCTTTTTCTGTCGTGTAGAATCGTCCCAGACACGGCAGGGTCCTGTCATTGACCCGGCGTCAGCAGGAGAGCCCGTCAGGTGGCTTCAGGCAGGTGACCCCAGGAGGGAAGAGATGGCGAATTTCGCATCGACGACGCAGGGCGGCGACGCCATCGCTGCGGACGACGCTTCGTCGTCCCGGAAGCATGCCGCTCGTACCTCCGCCAAGCCCTCCTCCCGTTCTTCGTCCGGCGCCGGCAGCACCCGTCGGCGCAACCGCCCGGGTCCTCGCCAGCGGCTGCTGGAAAGTGCCACCAGACTGTTCACCACAGAGGGGATCCGGGTAATCGGCATTGACCGCATCCTGCGGGACGCCGATGTGGCCAAGGCGAGTCTCTACTCGTTGTTTGGCTCCAAGGACAACCTGGTGGTCGCCTACATCGAGGAGCTCGACCAGGACTGGCGTCGGCGGTGGGAGGAGATGTGCGCCGACCGCCCGAAGCCGGAGGACCGGATCCTCGCTTTCTTCGACATGGCCATCGCCGATGAGCCGAAGGAAAACTTCCGCGGCTCCCATTTTCAGAACGCGGCCAGTGAATACCCGCGTCCGGAAACCGACAGCGAACACCGGATCCGGCAGGCCGCACTGGCCCACCGGAGCTGGTGTCGTGACACCATGGCGGATCTGCTCACCGAGAAGTTCGGCTATGCGTCGAGGACGCTTGCCGATCAGCTCATCGTCTTCCTCGACGGCGGCATTGCCGGATCCAAGATGAGCCGTACCGTCTCCCCGCTGGAAACCTCCCGGGAGCTGGCGAAACAACTTCTCTATACCGCTCCCATGATGTACACCATCTGACGCCGACTAGTCGTCGAGCCGGTGTCGGCCGGCCTCTCCGGTATCCGCGTCCGGAACCTCGCTGTCCGGATCCGGAGCCTCGCTCCCCGTCGTCGGGGCGGGCAGAGCAACTGCCCCGTTCTTCTTCGCCTGCTTCAACTGCTTACGGCGCGCTGCGGCGTCCTTCCGGTGGCTCAGGAACTCCTCGGTGTACGGGGCCTTCCGGTCCATCACGAGGTTGAGCCCTACGGTCTGCGCCACCGTCCACAGGTTGTTCGCCACCCAGTAGCACATGATCGCCACCGGAGCGGGGCCGGCGAGCCCGAAGAACAGCG of Corynebacterium terpenotabidum Y-11 contains these proteins:
- a CDS encoding pseudouridine synthase, with the translated sequence MTAAAAVRHLITTQHHHDPTDDEAALMERFRRREVRRDDGTVLQPTDIVPSGQFIWFYRRPAPERTVPGQLRLLYRDENILVVDKPPFMSTLPRGQHITETAVVRARRQFGVDALSPAHRLDRLTRGILLFTVRPEVRGAYQQLFEARAVQKTYEAVTPCPPGWSPDQHLVPVPKGALATGSPTGSRPLPTAHEPWILRHAMTKERGRLATYLTADTPNSETAVVGLRGHGDSPDRVVWTLQPHSGRTHQLRVNMRLLGTPIINDPIYTDISDDALFDPEAELPFVPQVEDEDFSRPMGLTAQALTFTDPLSGERRHFTSSYRY
- a CDS encoding universal stress protein, whose amino-acid sequence is MSNTKITADDAIVVAVDGSEASATAVAWAANAATKRGAALKLVTAYTMPQFMYADGMVPPQELYDELEKEALDKITNAREQVAAFNPDLTVGHIVVEGTPIDMLLELSESADIIVMGSRGLGGLSGLVLGSVSSAVVSHAACPVVVIRKDNNVTGDNKYGPVAVGVDGSEISRKAMEYAFREADARKAPLRAVHSWADQELQTSLVGLSAMQSQIDAIAAQERSMLSNELAPFREQYPNVEVEEILSRDRPIQVLKDAAEGAQLLVLGSHGRGGFKGMLLGSTSRALLQYAPCPMMVVRPTSR
- a CDS encoding TetR/AcrR family transcriptional regulator — its product is MANFASTTQGGDAIAADDASSSRKHAARTSAKPSSRSSSGAGSTRRRNRPGPRQRLLESATRLFTTEGIRVIGIDRILRDADVAKASLYSLFGSKDNLVVAYIEELDQDWRRRWEEMCADRPKPEDRILAFFDMAIADEPKENFRGSHFQNAASEYPRPETDSEHRIRQAALAHRSWCRDTMADLLTEKFGYASRTLADQLIVFLDGGIAGSKMSRTVSPLETSRELAKQLLYTAPMMYTI